The Flammeovirga yaeyamensis genome segment GCACTGCACTAGAATCATTCAGTTTATAAAAACCCAGAATTTGATCATTACCGATTAAATGCCACTTCATCTTTATTTGGTGCTGTTCATTCAATAAAAAATATTCTGATGAATGACCATTTTTAGAAGGATTAAAATAATTCACCCAATAAAAATAGGTTGAATCATTTAACTCACAGATATTATAATTATCCCCCCAAGAAACAGAAGGAAGGTCATAACTCCCCATTTTGAAGTCGTTGATTTGAGGATAGCAGAATAATGGGAATAAGGCTACAGTTAGTAGTAATTTTAATTTTTTCATTTGAGGTAGTTTTTGGATATAGTGTGCTTCGTTAGTTAATTATTACAATAGCACTACTCTAAAAATACTGATAATAAAGATATCAACTAACACTAAAGATAAATAGTTTAATATTTTTTTGGTTTTATTTGTTTTAACTAACCATTTAGTTAAATTTGTTTTAACCAAAAGGTTAAATTATGGAAGCCAAATTAAAAATATTACAAGCTGCAAGAGCAGAATTTCAAGAAAAAGGGAAAACTGGAGCGAGAATGCAAGAGATTGCCGATCGTGCTGAAGTAAACAAAGCATTAGTTCACTACTATTTTAAAAACAAGGAGAATCTATTCCAAGAAGTTTTTAAACAGGTCACTAAAGAAACTTTAATGCCCCTTTTAGATATCTTATCTACTGAACAAGAAATAGAGGAAAAAGTACCTTTCTTTGTTAATGCTTATATGGACAAACTAAAAGAAAATCCAGATATGATTGTCTTTATGGTGGGTGAATTACAAAGAAATAAACTTCCTTTCTTTCCACAGGAACGAATGGGAAACATTTTAAAAAACTTTACTAATCAATTACAAAAAAGCGATCAGTACAAGTCACTTGATACCATACAAGTACTTACAACTTTAATTGGTGCTTGTGTTTTCCCATTCATTGCTCGTCCATTAGTTTCTGCATTATCAAATTCTGTGGGACAGTCGTTTGATGAATTTATCGAACTGAGAAAACAAGAATTACCTAAAATCATATTAGATGGCATAAGAAAATGAGAGCACACATAAACATTTATCTGTTTTTGATGGTCTGTTTGCTTTCGCTAAACGTTACAGCACAAACTATCATCACTTTTGAACAAGCCGAACAGGAAGCTATAGAAAAGCATCCTGTAAATGAACAACAGAAAATCTACGAGAAAATGTTGATGACAGAAAAAGAAGGTCTCAATAAAGATCGATTACCCGATATTTCCCTTCAAGGAAAAGTAGGTTATTTTTCTGATGTTATTGCACCAGTAGATCCTTTGGTAGGACAAACTCAGATTTTTCCAGATATTCCAAAAACACAATGGAACACCTATGTCAATGTAGATTATGCGATTTACGATGGCAGTATCAAAACCAAAAAAACAACACAGAAGGAAAATGAGTACGCCTTAAAAATTCAAGAAAATGAAGTAAAGAAATTCAATATCAAAGAAAAGGTATCGAATATTTATTTCTCTGCATTGAATTATCAGGAACAAGAACAATTGCTTCAAGAAGGTGTAATTAAGGAGATTGAAAATCAATTAAAAGAAGTTGAAGCTTTAGAAAATGAAGGTGCTGTCCTCCCAAGTGTAACAGATGGACTTCGCGTTGAATATTATAAAGCTCAACAAAAATTGTATTCTGTAAGAGCACAAAAAAATGGTGCTTTGAAGGCTTTATGCGTATGGTTAGAACGTGAGGGTGAATGGCAAAACATCACATTACAACGTCCACTTATCGGACAATCTAGTGATGAAATCTTCCGACCAGAACTTCAAATGTACAACCTTCAGCTTAAGCAAACGGAATCGACTACTGATCTTCTTCAGGCCAAACGTTTACCTAAGATTTACGCTTATGGTATTGGAGGATTTGGTACGCCTAACCCTTATAACTTTTTTGAAGTAAATGGCGATTTTTATTATCAAGTAGGAATTCGATTTGCATGGACGCCATTTGATTTTGGTAAGAATAAAAAAGAAAGACAAGTAGTTGAAATTCAAAAAGAAGTAATCAATACAGAAAAGGAAACCTTTTATAAAACAATTGCTTCACAGATTGCTCAAGTGGAAGGTAATAAAGAACAGCTAGAGCAATTAATTACTCAAGACGAGGAAATCATTAAACTTCAGGAGAAGAATTTAGTGAGAGCAAAGGGTAAGCTTGACAATGGTGCCGCCACTTCTTCTCAATATGTTTCGGCTTTAAATCAATTAACCGATGCGAAGTTGAATCTATCTTCTCACGAATTACAACTACTTCATATCAATTATCAATTAGCGATGATCAAAGGTCAGCTTTAATTTTAGAATCATGAAAAAGATCAATAATACATTAAAATATATCGGTTTATTCGGTGCCTCTTTCATTCTATTTTCTTGCAATTTGAATGATGAAAAATCGGATGCATACGGGAACTTCGAAGCGGTGGAAGTGATCGTTTCTGCAGAGGGAAATGGACCATTAACTCAGTTTACTATTTCTGAAGGTGATCAATTGAAAAAAGATCAAGAAGTGGGTGTGATTGATACCGTAATGTTAGCACTTCAAAAGGAAGAAGTACTCGCCAATATTCGCAGTTTAGGATCAAAAGTGATGAGCATTCACGAACAAATTGCGGTATATGAGGAGCAACATAAAAAACTAATAACTGATAAAGACCGTCTGGAAAAGCTTTTCAAGGCAGAAGCGGCAACACAACAACAATTAGACGAGATCTATGCGGCCATTGCGATTAACGAAAAGCAATTGGTAGCCACAAAACGCAAAATTAAAGACAACAATAGAGCGACCATGAGTCAATATGAGCCACTAAGCAAAAAGATTGATGTACTGAATGAACAGATCAAGAAATCGGTGGTACACTCCCCTATTAACGGTGTGGTTTTAGAAAAATATGCGGAACAAAGTGAGATCACTTCCTATGGAAGACCACTATTTAAAATCGCTCAGCTTTCTCAATTAAAAGTAAGAGCATACGCTTCAGCAAATCAATTACAAAACGTAAAAGTGGGTCAGGAAGTTACTGTACTTACCGATAGTAAAGAAGGAGAAATGAATGCCACAAAAGGAAAAATTGAGTGGATTTCATCAAAGTCTGAGTTTACGCCTAAAACGATTCAAACTAAAGAAGAGAGAGTCAACCTTGTATATGCTTTTAAAGTAGTGGTGGATAATAAAGACGGTAAATTTAGAATTGGAATGCCTGCAGAAATAAACTTCTAAAGTGATGATAAAAGTAAAGAATTTATCAAAAAGCTATGAAGAGGTTGAGGCATTAAAAAACATCTCTTTTGATGTAAAATCAAAGGAAATCTTTGGTTTGATTGGCCCCGACGGAGCCGGCAAAACAACCCTCATGCGGATCCTCACTTCCCTCCTATTATTTGATGATGGAGAAGTGGAAGTGATGGGTAAATCTCCGATTAAGGATTACCAATTCATCCGTAATAATATAGGCTATATGCCTGGTAAGTTTTCGTTATATGAAGACTTAACAGTAGAAGAAAACCTTTCTTTCTTCGCCAATATATTCGGTACTACCATAGAGAAAAGCTACAACTTAATTAAAGATATCTATCAACAGATTGAGCCTTTTAAAAATAGAAAAGCGGGAGCTTTGTCGGGAGGTATGAAACAGAAATTAGCCCTTTGTGCTGCTTTAATTCATTACCCAAAGATTTTATTCTTAGATGAGCCCACCACAGGTGTTGACCCAGTTTCTAGAAAAGAGTTTTGGCATATCATCAAGAAGTTGCATGAGCACGATATCACCATTTTTGTGTCCACGCCTTATATGGATGAAGCGAATTTATGTGATCGAATTGCATTGATTGATAAAGGCGAAATTTTAAATATCGATCAACCTCAAAATATCTCCAAGGTATTTGATAAACATCTCTATGGCATTCAATGTAGAGAGGGAAATTATCAGTTAATGAAACACCTTAGAGCATATGAACATTTTGATAGTGTCTTTCCTTTTGGTGAACAAGTGCATTATACTGATCAAAGAAATGAAGATATCACTGAAGGTATTTATCAATTTCTCGAATCTAAAGGGTTATCTGATATAAAATTAGAGAAAATCGAATCGACGATTGAAGATGTTTTTATCCGTTTAATGACTAAAAATTAAGGGATATGGAAAAAATTATTGAAGCACACGAACTCACTAAAAAATTTGGGGAGTTCAAAGCAGTAAATAAAATCTCTTTTGATGTAAAAAAAGGAGAGATATTCGGTTTCCTTGGTGCCAATGGAGCAGGAAAAAGTACGGCGATGAGAATGCTTACGGGGCTGCTCTCTCCTACTTCTGGTGCTGCCACCGTTGCCGGGTTTGACGTCTTTTCTCAACAAGAGGAAATTAAGAAGAATATCGGGTATATGTCTCAAAAATTCTCTCTTTACAACGACTTGACGTTAATGGAGAATATCACCTTTTATGGTGGCATTTACGGACTCTCCTCTAACGAAATTAAAGAAAGAGGTGCCCTGTTAATTGATCGACTGGGCTTAACGGATATCAAGAAAAAACTCTTGAAAGAAGTGCCTTTAGGATGGAAACAAAAAATTGCATTTTCAGTAGCTACACTTCACAATCCGAAAATTGTGTTTTTAGATGAACCTACTGGAGGTGTTGATCCAATTACAAGACGTCAATTCTGGGAAATGATTTACGAAAAAGCAGATCAGGGCATGACTGTTTTCGTGACTACCCACTATATGGATGAAGCAGAATACTGTCATAGAATTTCTATGATGGTGCATGGTGAAATTCATGGATATGGCTCTCCAAATCAATTAAAAGAAGAATTTAACGCTCAGAATATGGATGAAGTATTCATCCACTTAGCTAGGGGCGATCAATATAAACTGAAATAAAGTTATGGATCGTTTAAAAGGAATTATAAAAAAGGAGTTCTATCATATCTTCCGAGATAAAAGAACTTTATTGATTTTGTTCGGTATACCCATTGTACAAATCGTATTATTTGGGTTTGCCATTTCTACAGAAATAAAAGAGGTGAAAATTGCATTATTGAACCAAGCGAACGATGAAGCAAGTCATACCTTAGTAGATAAAATACTCTCCACCTCTTATTTTCAAGTTGATGAACTGATTCAGAATGAAGCTGGAATTAACGAGTCTTTCAAAAAAGGAAAAATTAAAGCGGCGCTAGTTATCCCTCCGAATTTCGAAAGTGATATCAGAAAAAATAATACGGCAAATATTCAGATCATTTGTGATGCTTCGGATCCTAACACAGGAACCCAAATTGGTGCTTATTTAGAAGGTCAAATACAAGGTTTTATTTATGGAAATGCTCAAAAATCAAAAGGAATAAGACCACCTATTCAAATCAATACAGAAATACAAATGAGGTACAATCCTGAGTTGAAATCGGCTTACTCTTTTGTGCCCGGATTAATTACCATTATTCTGATGTTGATCTGTACCATGATGACTTCAATAGCCATTACTAGAGAGATTGAAACAGGTACCATGGAGGTGTTATTGGCCTCTCCTATGCATCCTGCAACCATCATTTTGGGCAAAGTGATTCCCTATTTGGCCTTATCATTTACGATTGCCATTTTCATTTTATTTCTAGGAAAGTTTGTTTTTGGAGTGCCTATTCTAGCACACTTCGGCTTATTGATCTTCGAGATATTATTGTACTGCTTGGTGGTATTGGCCTTGGGGATATTTATCTCCACCATTGCAAAAACGCAACAATTGGCGTTAATGATCTCCTTATTTGCATTGTTTTTACCTACAATGTTGTTATCGGGCTTCATTTTTCCAATTCATAATATGCCACTTCCGTTACAAATGGTGACCAAAGTAATTCCTGCCACTTACTTTAATATTATCATTAAAGCATTAATGCTAAAAGGAGCAACTTTGGCTGAAATATGGAAAGAGACGGCTATTCTAGGTGGTATATTTATCTTCTTAGTTGGGGTGAGTATCAAAAGATTTAATATAAGATTAGGGTAATTATGGAAAGATTTAAATTTATTCTTCAGAAAGAATTCAAACAGATCTTTAGAGATAAGGGAATGTTACCTATCATCTTTGTGATGCCCATTATGCAGTTAATGGTATTGTCTTTTGCCGCTACTTTTGATATACATAATATCAATTTAGAAATTATCGACAAAGATCAATCTCCGGTATCGCATCAATTAATCTCTAAATATGAGGCTTCTAGTTATTTCAACATCATCAGTAATTTACCTTATGATGCTGATAATGGAGAAAGCTTACAAAAAGGGGAAGCAGTAATCATTTTAGAAATCCCTAAAGATTTCGAGAAAAATATCATCCAAAGTCAACCGACCAATTTATCAGCTAAAGTGGATGCCATTGATGGAATGAGTGCGGGTGTTTCTGTAAATTATGCACAGTCAATTATTCGAGATTTTCAAGATGACTACATTCAAGAACATGGTTTATTGTTAGGAAAACCCTCAATGAACATCAAAATATCCAATTTAAACTGGTACAACAATAGTCTAAACTATAAATTTTATATGGTACCTGGACTTTTGGTATTATTGGTAAGTATGATTGGTATGTTTCTTACTTCAATGA includes the following:
- a CDS encoding TetR/AcrR family transcriptional regulator encodes the protein MEAKLKILQAARAEFQEKGKTGARMQEIADRAEVNKALVHYYFKNKENLFQEVFKQVTKETLMPLLDILSTEQEIEEKVPFFVNAYMDKLKENPDMIVFMVGELQRNKLPFFPQERMGNILKNFTNQLQKSDQYKSLDTIQVLTTLIGACVFPFIARPLVSALSNSVGQSFDEFIELRKQELPKIILDGIRK
- a CDS encoding ABC transporter ATP-binding protein — its product is MIKVKNLSKSYEEVEALKNISFDVKSKEIFGLIGPDGAGKTTLMRILTSLLLFDDGEVEVMGKSPIKDYQFIRNNIGYMPGKFSLYEDLTVEENLSFFANIFGTTIEKSYNLIKDIYQQIEPFKNRKAGALSGGMKQKLALCAALIHYPKILFLDEPTTGVDPVSRKEFWHIIKKLHEHDITIFVSTPYMDEANLCDRIALIDKGEILNIDQPQNISKVFDKHLYGIQCREGNYQLMKHLRAYEHFDSVFPFGEQVHYTDQRNEDITEGIYQFLESKGLSDIKLEKIESTIEDVFIRLMTKN
- a CDS encoding ABC transporter ATP-binding protein — its product is MEKIIEAHELTKKFGEFKAVNKISFDVKKGEIFGFLGANGAGKSTAMRMLTGLLSPTSGAATVAGFDVFSQQEEIKKNIGYMSQKFSLYNDLTLMENITFYGGIYGLSSNEIKERGALLIDRLGLTDIKKKLLKEVPLGWKQKIAFSVATLHNPKIVFLDEPTGGVDPITRRQFWEMIYEKADQGMTVFVTTHYMDEAEYCHRISMMVHGEIHGYGSPNQLKEEFNAQNMDEVFIHLARGDQYKLK
- a CDS encoding HlyD family secretion protein, whose protein sequence is MKKINNTLKYIGLFGASFILFSCNLNDEKSDAYGNFEAVEVIVSAEGNGPLTQFTISEGDQLKKDQEVGVIDTVMLALQKEEVLANIRSLGSKVMSIHEQIAVYEEQHKKLITDKDRLEKLFKAEAATQQQLDEIYAAIAINEKQLVATKRKIKDNNRATMSQYEPLSKKIDVLNEQIKKSVVHSPINGVVLEKYAEQSEITSYGRPLFKIAQLSQLKVRAYASANQLQNVKVGQEVTVLTDSKEGEMNATKGKIEWISSKSEFTPKTIQTKEERVNLVYAFKVVVDNKDGKFRIGMPAEINF
- a CDS encoding ABC transporter permease, which codes for MDRLKGIIKKEFYHIFRDKRTLLILFGIPIVQIVLFGFAISTEIKEVKIALLNQANDEASHTLVDKILSTSYFQVDELIQNEAGINESFKKGKIKAALVIPPNFESDIRKNNTANIQIICDASDPNTGTQIGAYLEGQIQGFIYGNAQKSKGIRPPIQINTEIQMRYNPELKSAYSFVPGLITIILMLICTMMTSIAITREIETGTMEVLLASPMHPATIILGKVIPYLALSFTIAIFILFLGKFVFGVPILAHFGLLIFEILLYCLVVLALGIFISTIAKTQQLALMISLFALFLPTMLLSGFIFPIHNMPLPLQMVTKVIPATYFNIIIKALMLKGATLAEIWKETAILGGIFIFLVGVSIKRFNIRLG
- a CDS encoding ABC transporter permease, which translates into the protein MERFKFILQKEFKQIFRDKGMLPIIFVMPIMQLMVLSFAATFDIHNINLEIIDKDQSPVSHQLISKYEASSYFNIISNLPYDADNGESLQKGEAVIILEIPKDFEKNIIQSQPTNLSAKVDAIDGMSAGVSVNYAQSIIRDFQDDYIQEHGLLLGKPSMNIKISNLNWYNNSLNYKFYMVPGLLVLLVSMIGMFLTSMNIVKEKEIGTIEQLNVTPITKAEFIIGKLFPFWCIGMFVLSLGLTLAKLVFDIPIQGPLYIVFAFAMLYLFVVLGLGLIISTLADTQQQSMFIAWFFMIVFVLLSGLFTPIENMPGWAQDLTLLNPVRYFIEIMRNVLLKGASWADVKMNFYIIGIYGVIINSLAVLLYRKTN
- a CDS encoding TolC family protein, with protein sequence MRAHINIYLFLMVCLLSLNVTAQTIITFEQAEQEAIEKHPVNEQQKIYEKMLMTEKEGLNKDRLPDISLQGKVGYFSDVIAPVDPLVGQTQIFPDIPKTQWNTYVNVDYAIYDGSIKTKKTTQKENEYALKIQENEVKKFNIKEKVSNIYFSALNYQEQEQLLQEGVIKEIENQLKEVEALENEGAVLPSVTDGLRVEYYKAQQKLYSVRAQKNGALKALCVWLEREGEWQNITLQRPLIGQSSDEIFRPELQMYNLQLKQTESTTDLLQAKRLPKIYAYGIGGFGTPNPYNFFEVNGDFYYQVGIRFAWTPFDFGKNKKERQVVEIQKEVINTEKETFYKTIASQIAQVEGNKEQLEQLITQDEEIIKLQEKNLVRAKGKLDNGAATSSQYVSALNQLTDAKLNLSSHELQLLHINYQLAMIKGQL